The Bombyx mori chromosome 20, ASM3026992v2 genomic sequence tttaattacttgGGAAattatccgcgacagatttttcctttaagttgtgagacaattagaatagaacatctatttcatcacttaaaaCTATACACACGAgcaagtttggaatcacttacttgaaattggttccgcgcgatcttgcttactaaataaatttttaattatcataaaaacAACATCACTTTATAGGTTCAACTGTTAACTTTAAATtgataccaaattcattcaaatcgagcCAGAAGTTAAGGAGCTATCCTggattaagtgaaggaggtaggaaaacaaagaaacatggaaaaataatgaatgaataaaacaacgaaaattaataaataaaaattttgtttagcCTTAAAATTAAGTGTCAGTAGTTTGTGTTCCCTCCCCTCGCCTTATTAACTGCTCGAAGACGATAATTCATAGACCTGATCAGCTTCTGAATTGATTTTTGTGGGATACCTTCTCACTCCTCAATCAACGCCGATTTCAGCTTATTCAGACACGAAGGAGCAGAAGTTCTGGCACGAGCCTTCCTCTTCAGTTCATTCCACGCGTGCTCAATGGGATTCACGTCAGGGCTGAGCGCTGGCCAGTCCAAAGTGGCGATACCTACTTCTTTGAAGTATTCAGTTGTTACACGGGCAGTGTGACAACGAGCGTTATCGTGCATAAGGAGGAAGTCATCACTGATATATCCCGCACAGGGAACGACATGTTCCAGCAGAATATCGGAAATGTATCGGTCCGAAGTTATACCGCCTCCGCGTCCCCCGCCAGGCACGAAAACAAGCTCGGTTTTACGGTCGAAGGAAATGCTGGCCCACATCATACAAGAGCCGCCCCCATAAGCCACTGTTTCAGTGAAACAGCACTGCGCAAATCAATCCTCAGGCCGCCTGTAGACCTGACCTCTTCGGTCACTACCGTGTAAACACATCCTGCTCTCCTCGGAGAACAGGACTTGCCTCCATTGCTCAACCTCCCAATCAAGATGGGTGCGAGCAAATTGAAGGCGTGCTTATCGGTGAACTACCGTGAGTTTCGGGGCTGTGGCAGGCCTTTTTGGAGTTGAATTCACTTGCTTGAGTCGTCGATAAACTGTCCACTCGCTGGCTGCTTCCCCACGAACATCTCGGAGCTCCTATTGGACGTCGACACCAGGTAAATGCCGATTTTGGAGAGTGGTTGACACGATAAAACGGTCATCCCTCTCCGATGTGTACCGGTGCCGTCCAGATCTTGGTCTCAGGATAAGGCGACCAGTCTCCCGAAAGCGCTTGTAAGCTTTCGAAACACAGGACTGGCTTATGTGGAGCCAACGAGCGACCACCCGCTGGCTGAGCCCTTCTTGCAATAGCGCTACGATTTGTGCTGCTTCTGTAGGTGTTGTCTCCATTATCGTACAAGGTAGAGGGTCAAAAGTAGCGGAGATGTGTACCGATCAACATGTGAAAGTCAACTGATAAAGAAAATCCGATAACAGGTGCTTTTATAGGGGTCAATAGGTCGCAACTCGCGACGTATCAAATAATTGAAACACGTCTTTTTCGTTActccttcacttaatccgggATATATTCTTAAATACTgacttaattttaatgaaatcggTATCAGCTTAAAGTTAAGAGTGGAACCTTTAAAATGatgtcatttttatgattattaaaaaaatatttagtacacaagatcgcgcggaaccaatttcaagtaagtgattccaaacttttgctcgcgagtgtagttcagcgcaatcggacaactccgaataAAAATTGACAGAGACCGCGCTACcttggacattattgtagtcccgaaggattctgtttaaagtaagcacctaaattcgaacgagcgggctttcttataagcggtttatatttcttcgttcttagtaagtacttaggggctgatatttttatctgggttaagagattaggtgtgtctgTTATTCCATGAATTAATCAGGtggatacccccactctgaacaaataataatatattttattatgtattatttagaaAGCTCAGCATGTAACAATGTTATGTAAAGTAAAATTCATATCACAACCATATACCTTTTCCCTcaagcttttaaatttattgttcatCGGAATGCGAAAATACAACATAATTAAATTTCGTAATATAAGTCATCTAAAAATAAAGTGTTACGTAGTATGTATATAATTAGGTACATGtgtgggtatttgtaaataaatgattgcataataattatatttattatatctttCTTTCTTGACAACCCTTGCAGATATGTGACTTATAGCGTAAGTAACCTGTACGGGCAGCGATGTCATCCGACATTAAAGTCGTTTGTCACCTGCGTGGCTTGTAAAACTGTCATAATACAAATTTGAACATCATAGTTTGGTTAATAACTTCCCGCGATGTCAATTCTTACTCTCTGTCTAGGTTATTGCGAATACGTAgctctttttttaaatgaagggttactggtggcccggaggcctttccagtttcaccaggacagttaAGCAAGAAAAGCTCAGCCAGGGGGGGGATGCAGCTTCCAGATCTCTACCAATCCAGTTCTTTGCAAGGCGCTCTGGATGTTCCACATCAACAGTAGCTACTGCACATAAGCGACTTACGCTAGTTTTTTATATAACTTATGTATGTTATTTTATAGCAAAAGTTCATGTTTAtctatattttgatttttttttattgcctttgtaggcagacgtgcgtacggcctaccgcttaatactctccacaagcctcgtttgaagaaggacatgtcatagcgctcgggaaacaccgtggaggggagctcattccatagccggatggtacgtggcaaaaaagatctctggaaacgcactgtggatgaccgcagtggctccaggtagtacggatgaactctactccggtggcgggcggtgcgatggtaaaaacgagatgctggtatcatctcgaacaattattattaatacaacaatgtacatgaaattaaattattattatattattattattacatttctcAATTCTATGAATGTTAATTTTAGGATCGACAATCCTTGTGCCACTTGCTTCCCGGACACCAACATTAGCATCTTTATTAAAATGAATCATTGCAATGTTTTAGTTTATCTGTTTTAGGTTTTTCATTATTCACATTGTTAGCTTCTTCCAGTGCTTTGACATTATTATCTGCTCAAATTTCAGTTTCGTTCTTTGCAATTTCAGCATTAACTGAAATGACCTCTTTgggatgaaggaataataatacCACTTTCAATAAGTTTTCTTGCACTGCTTGTTTGACAACAAGTAGTGATTTGATTTGTTGTACATCCAGTTCGACACATGGAGCGATTTTCCATGTTGATTCacctaatatatgtatatatatacaatgtCTATATAGATTTTACACATCTTACTGTTTTAGTATCAGACACATATGCGGGATGAATACCGTGAATACTTTTAACTGGTTTCTTTACATTTGGATCTGTCGTATTATTTTGAACATATCCAAATTCTGTCCTGCTTCTAACTATTATACATCACGTGGTTTACATCTATTTTACACGTGGCTTACTTATGTGTCAAATTCCCACAGCCATGTGGGAAGGGCTTGCATTATTGATACTTTTATTTAGATCGAAATTTCCGTCAACTTTTACGATCTTTCCAGTGATGTCGTCGTAGTTATTATCTACATTAACGTAAGAAGTTTCATCTATTGCTTTCCGTTTATCTAACGTTTGTTGAGACGCAAGCGACGCCAAAAACATAAGTTTTTTAGACTGTTTGGCAACATGAATGAAGATTGGTTCTATCACTAGAGTCTTTACGTTAGATGTCGTATTTATCATTTCATGTTTGTCGGTCTGGTATTGTTCCCGCGCGAATACCGGTTTAACGATTTGACTTTCACTGTCGACCACGATGTTGTCTGCCATGATAAGGCTGTCATTCGCCGGGGAATAATTTCGCTCACTCAGTAGTTCGACAGCTGACAccatttttgttgtattttgtgCAGGAGACCTACAGGTTTGTATTTCAACATTGGGaatacttttgtttttcttaagcatggttttatttgtgtttggcTTCAGTCTCCGAGACGATATACCAAAAGTTACTCTGGAAGAATTATGTTCATCTTCATCCATTTTTACTAACATTTTGTTGAGGATGTCGTGGGTAAGAAAACAATCGTTCACAACTGAAAGTTCTTTTCTTGGTATCTTTTTGGACGAAATACCGGTTTCTGTTTCTGTACACGATAGGTTTGAATTGAGTTCTGGAGTTGCAGCTATACTTTCATTATTAGTTCGCACGGTCAGGGAAGGTACTTCAATTGTCAGCCAACTTTGATTTGAGCAAGGAACTTCTGTTATATCTGGTTGATTGATCTTCCTGTTTATCTCCATCGCATCACCGCAACTTTCTTGTGTTAAATTCGTAGTGTAACATTTCGATAGCGACATTAAATGATCAGGATTGACTAAACGAATATTTGTAGAGCTCCGGGAAGCGATTGTTGAAGGAACCCGCGTCGTAGTGTGGCTAACGGCGCCGCGGTCTGGAACATGCGAGTTCAGTTGGTCGCAGTCCTTCAAGTACACTGTACCGTTGAACAGTTTGGATTCAATCGCCTTCATTACATCAACAGTGATCGGCCTGCAAGCATTGAGCAGTACCCTGTTACGCGGCGAACTTAAGAATGCATTCGTTAATCTTTTCAACTTCTTGTTAAAGTCCGGATTCTTGCAAAGCTGTGTAGGATCATACGAACGATTTCGGGGTTTATGAAATAAGTGACTAGACATCTTCACTTTCATACTATCGTCGGTTCTAGTTTCGCTTTGTGCATCAGATTTACTTTCTAAGAACAAAGTGTTGTTCATTGTATTACTAACGTCAGAATTAATTCGATTCGTAGTCTTATTAACATCAGTTTGTATTTCTGAAATGTTCGGTTGTTTTAAACTGTCTTTTAAGTTACGACCCTGCGGCTTGTTTTTTGACATTTTCATTGCATCTTCTTTCAAATCAAAGAGACATTTTAATTCAGAAGTCAATGCACTATTTCCATGTTCACAACTTAACCGACTTTGTAAAGTGAAATCGTTTTTGGTCTGAATAACGTGCACTGcaatagtaaataatttttaactgaAAGACTGCCGTTACATTATGCAATATGCTGAGGAAtgcattgaaattataaaaaaaaaactcttttcaATATCTTAATATCATAATTATCTGGTAAATCTATGATACTGCGTGATATATAAATGTTAGAATCGCAGAAATGTAactaatttgtaaaataaaatcaaagatTTTTCATTTACTAGAAGTGGTGTAAATTAAAACTCACCTGTATTTACGTGATCATTTTCAATATATTGGACTTTGTTATCGACAAATTCTATCACGttatcaaaaatattcaaatgcaAGTGTTCTTCCATTTCAGactttaatattgtatttgtgTCTTGCAAGATTCTTTCTTGTGGATCTACTGCCTTAGACGCATCGTTGATTGCATCTCGGTGACATTTAGTTGCTTCTTCAAGCATTGCTTCATCTTCACATACTTTTGTAGCTCGTGGATCTTTACTATCATAAGTATCATTCACGTTGCCGAAAACACCGGCAATTTTCGGTTCTATTTCCTCAATAAATATGGCTTTCATTTCACTtgaattttttgtaatttcgcgAAGGTAATCAAGAGTAGggataatatttgtatttttttcagtCTTTATCATATCTTCACCAAAATCAGTATTGCATGTTTCATTTTCGATCAACTGTTCTGTTTTCCCGGTGTGTAAAAGTAATGGTATTTTGATAGTTTGCAATGGGTCAGCCAGATCTTCAAAATCTCTAGGTTcggattttatttcaataatcattCCATTGGTTTCAGTGTTCTCTTCGCTTCTTCTCCTGTGCTTCCTTGTTTCGTTGTCCAAATCTTGGTCCACATCTATCGTTTCTATGAAAGGTTCAATGACTTCTAAGTCTGGTTTAGATTCTGGAATAGTTAATTACCATGTCAGTTGGCATTTCAAATTATCTTAGAGTTTAATCTAGTcattaatatcaatatttttactaatgtTTAGACATTATTAATCTCCAGAGAGTGGACTGTTACAGTAACGTGCAGCCTTAATGACCAGTGCTGCACACGTTCTGAGAGTTCGAAGTTAATTCGCCTGGCCTATTATAGTTTTTATGCGAAATTAAAATCCCATTCccattatacaaaaataaacactatTTGGTGCCACTGAACGTGAATATTTAACTACGCTAGTTGACTAGTCCATACAGTTCAAAAACTCAAGACAAATTTCCAACTTATTATGGCGTATGTTACTAAATTTCACCTTTATTGCAAAGACAAAAGAAGCCGTTTGATAAGACGATATTGTCAGAGCCGCACTGGTGGGGTGTTCATATGCGTTTGTATTTCAATCAGATCACGTGATCTTTTTGAAGTCTCCCAACTCAGTTAGGCCGGCGACACTATCGCGTTAACTGCGTTTTTGTACAACTTCAGAGTTCCGAAAGCAATCCGAAGTTCTTGGGATCGTtacgacatttttttaaatattttttaccctTTTACGTTTACGGACGTCAATctttgtgaaataaaaatgattcaaattattacatacataaagTCGAACTAGATGATACGGATTTTTATTCCCAGCCTTAGGTAAACTATACGATATCTACCTCCACTATTCATAAATATATtgtgcaaaattttaaatttaattatctgCTTGAATGTTCTTGAATCTTGTAACTGGATCTCGTacaataattttcaataatttttaccCTTCTACGTTTACctttgtgaaataaaaatgattcaAGTTATATAATACTTAAGGTTAAACTAAGAAGATGCGGATTTTTTTCTCACCCTTAGGTAAATATATCCCCTTATAGGATATACTCCCCTATTCATAAATACATatctgtaaaatttaaatttttgattatCTGTTTTAACTTCTTCTTGTATTATATATTgtggtttttattaatttctttcatTACCGTTACCGTCATTATATGTACGATCAAACGaagtgtaaaaatataaataaacttgcCAGTGTTTATAGAAGCTTCTGCGTTGTTCGTCCATTTCTTCTTTTCCTGTGAATTAATTAAAACCGATGAGATCTGCATTCTTTTCTTCTAATACTGTATAGGGTGTCCCACACgggggattttttttattgctttaatgggtggacgagctcccagcccacctggtgttaagtggttactggagcccatagatgtcttacaacgtaaatgcgccacccaccttgaaaaataagttctaaggtctcaagtatagttacaacggctgccccacccttcaaaccgaaacgcattactgcttcacggcagaaataggcagggcggtggtacccacccgcgcggactcacaagaggtcctaccaccagtaaaatctttaggccacgacgacttctgtaCATGAAAATATCCATGTTGGAATTCATGATGTTGAAGACAAACGGGTTGAATGGATTGTACCATTTTTCATGTTGGCGTTTAAAAAACACGCGTGGCTTATTGATTCCAGCTCGGAAAGTATTTAAATAATGGTCGTCTGATAATATTTGatagttattataatatgtcCGTGTAGACTGCCACCGCGTTGAAATtcagatattttaaaataatcgacgacataatattattattgaagtaaaacttctttaggcgcgttgagagcaaaatttaactcgcgacagattcgttacggttagagagaaatatacaatttaggaagagcaaGAATGAGAAAATAGACAAAGGGTCTCGCGAACCCCAGACTACATGTCTTCGACTGTAAATTTTCAATCAAAACATTGACCGATTTGTTAAAATATGTGTCAAACGTTTCAAACATTCACACAAGTGCGGTTTTTTCAAGATAATGCTATTGTTTTGCGACTTCTGCCGAAATCTCCATACCATTGTGTTTTAATTTGGGCATGATGAACTATGTAGAAAACAATacgaattttcaatattaatgtaTGGAATCATAATCATTTTGTTTACTctattatatacaaaatattCACTATAAAATTCAAATGACAGTGTTCCTCTTCAAATCGACTCGTCGACAATTTGAACATAACGAACTATGCAGAAGAGAATAAGGAATTTTCAGTATTGTTACGCcgctaagagtaacgccatctatcgccgaatagtcgaactaATACCGAAGGATCCTGAATGCTCGAGAatcacaacgccatctatt encodes the following:
- the LOC101743591 gene encoding uncharacterized protein LOC101743591 isoform X4; amino-acid sequence: MFSEFQVQTIQFQSSMNNEAQQGISSGSQSFKDPNEEHDECSMLNASVHHETNVAGNENQLIEEMTSSKELWAYMKTHFESNRLPWYHMKTLVLNKLKRLYAADDKSENVSAKDRMSQMDWIIFDFALVHEKIDLIEMNGMRRQTQDRQPLIDLFELVTKFDIEDRSGDSLAGAWTAATALYNSRGHQCSPMLLQKRWYQLKEVTRESLYEYWYASRENSPSSAESIQRPTKLQRAVARKYPSIITSAFPEWRELIENRLVIMSEDFASEGTAHLMEKENWMNNTAASIDTESKPDLEVIEPFIETIDTDHVQKPRQITVDVGSNKEPRHSAERGRKFSSRKALIKQQSNHQQEPDAIAEIGVEDIQSAGPSEDNQVSEPSEMRTIEKRAKSAESTRRWRERKQGISTSTKNQAKTAAQRMREYRERKKVNKTSGSNEEQSELSDSTLTLKYEITKHQMAHENFDRNFQKNPFVYSCTDLKKASAIYEDQLKKITFVMPKSSTSRSEEDRLRKTTAAEKRAERNRRYRARQRALWNAAAQQIACAHNATGSRDRVHEQTSMNDRVYEHEQKKISRKKPALTGAERARRFRASRRARKNASKLADSNQPMIVDEEKKKWTNNAEASINTESKPDLEVIEPFIETIDVDQDLDNETRKHRRRSEENTETNGMIIEIKSEPRDFEDLADPLQTIKIPLLLHTGKTEQLIENETCNTDFGEDMIKTEKNTNIIPTLDYLREITKNSSEMKAIFIEEIEPKIAGVFGNVNDTYDSKDPRATKVCEDEAMLEEATKCHRDAINDASKAVDPQERILQDTNTILKSEMEEHLHLNIFDNVIEFVDNKVQYIENDHVNTVHVIQTKNDFTLQSRLSCEHGNSALTSELKCLFDLKEDAMKMSKNKPQGRNLKDSLKQPNISEIQTDVNKTTNRINSDVSNTMNNTLFLESKSDAQSETRTDDSMKVKMSSHLFHKPRNRSYDPTQLCKNPDFNKKLKRLTNAFLSSPRNRVLLNACRPITVDVMKAIESKLFNGTVYLKDCDQLNSHVPDRGAVSHTTTRVPSTIASRSSTNIRLVNPDHLMSLSKCYTTNLTQESCGDAMEINRKINQPDITEVPCSNQSWLTIEVPSLTVRTNNESIAATPELNSNLSCTETETGISSKKIPRKELSVVNDCFLTHDILNKMLVKMDEDEHNSSRVTFGISSRRLKPNTNKTMLKKNKSIPNVEIQTCRSPAQNTTKMVSAVELLSERNYSPANDSLIMADNIVVDSESQIVKPVFAREQYQTDKHEMINTTSNVKTLVIEPIFIHVAKQSKKLMFLASLASQQTLDKRKAIDETSYVNVDNNYDDITGKIVKVDGNFDLNKSINNASPSHMAVGI